One stretch of Dokdonia sp. Hel_I_53 DNA includes these proteins:
- a CDS encoding GbsR/MarR family transcriptional regulator encodes MEFSVAKNKFIQTWGALGSQWGINKTMAQIHALLMVSPEALSMEDVMAELHISRGNASMNLRNLIDWGIVFKEYKPGERREYFIAESNIDELARKIAKERSKREIKPTLRVLQEVSSLHNTTTTEAQHFKTKTAELYEFVSRADTMLEKITDYKENWITKTIMKLMK; translated from the coding sequence ATGGAATTCAGCGTAGCAAAAAACAAATTCATTCAAACTTGGGGAGCTTTAGGTTCTCAATGGGGTATTAATAAAACCATGGCTCAAATCCATGCCTTATTAATGGTATCTCCTGAGGCTCTTTCTATGGAAGATGTAATGGCAGAGTTGCACATTTCTAGAGGTAATGCGAGTATGAACTTGCGTAATTTAATTGACTGGGGAATTGTTTTTAAGGAATATAAACCGGGAGAGCGCAGAGAATACTTTATAGCAGAAAGCAATATTGATGAGCTGGCTCGTAAAATTGCCAAAGAAAGAAGTAAGCGTGAGATCAAACCTACGCTTAGAGTGTTACAAGAAGTGAGTTCGCTACATAACACAACCACTACAGAAGCGCAACATTTTAAAACAAAAACTGCCGAACTGTATGAGTTTGTTTCCCGTGCCGACACCATGCTAGAAAAAATTACTGATTATAAAGAGAACTGGATTACAAAAACGATTATGAAACTGATGAAGTAA
- a CDS encoding glycosyltransferase, protein MKLLVISTVWVEPRSSAAGSRMLQLLALFQEMSFAITYASTSGPSNHSTDLHSLGFQTASITLNDPSFDTFLKELKPDVVLFDRFMAEEQFGWRVADIRPNALRILDTEDLHCLRKAREVAVTQNRKLNAKDLQSDVALREIASIFRCDLALMISAYEMELLQTFFKVPAHLLLYIPFLLPELNGNFLRYEDRQHFVAIGNFLHKPNWDATLQLKNQVWPLIRKELPQAELHIYGAYSSEKVHQLHNEKQGFVIKGRAEGAAEVISQARVLLAPLRFGAGLKGKFIDAMQQGTPSVTTAIGAEAMTDGLDWGGAIEDENSAFAKAAIQLYTNKENWLVAQLNGTRIINKNFQKRHFSDDFKSKISFLLEHIDAHRTSNFTGQMLQHQSMRSTKFMSLWIEAKNT, encoded by the coding sequence ATGAAACTTCTAGTAATAAGTACAGTTTGGGTAGAACCTCGATCCTCGGCAGCTGGTAGTCGTATGTTACAGCTGTTAGCTCTTTTTCAAGAAATGTCGTTTGCTATAACCTATGCCAGTACTTCTGGACCTTCTAATCATAGCACAGACCTTCATTCTTTGGGTTTCCAGACTGCCTCAATAACTTTGAACGATCCCTCTTTTGATACATTCTTAAAAGAACTAAAACCTGATGTAGTGCTGTTTGATCGATTTATGGCAGAAGAGCAATTCGGCTGGCGTGTTGCCGACATACGTCCTAATGCTCTTAGAATTTTGGATACTGAAGATTTGCATTGTTTACGGAAGGCAAGAGAGGTAGCAGTAACTCAAAACAGAAAACTAAACGCAAAGGATTTACAGTCTGATGTTGCTCTGCGCGAGATCGCATCAATATTTCGTTGTGATCTTGCTCTCATGATTTCTGCTTATGAGATGGAATTACTTCAAACTTTTTTTAAAGTACCCGCTCACTTACTCTTATATATTCCGTTTTTACTTCCCGAACTAAATGGCAATTTTTTACGGTATGAAGATCGTCAGCATTTCGTGGCAATTGGTAATTTTTTACACAAACCTAATTGGGACGCCACCTTACAATTAAAAAACCAAGTGTGGCCGCTTATAAGAAAAGAGTTGCCCCAAGCAGAATTGCATATCTATGGAGCGTATAGTTCAGAAAAAGTGCATCAGCTTCATAATGAAAAACAAGGCTTTGTGATTAAAGGCAGAGCAGAAGGTGCCGCTGAGGTAATTTCTCAAGCGCGTGTTTTATTGGCACCGCTGCGATTTGGTGCTGGTCTAAAGGGAAAATTTATTGATGCTATGCAGCAGGGAACTCCTTCGGTCACCACAGCGATAGGAGCAGAGGCCATGACTGATGGTTTAGATTGGGGCGGAGCTATTGAGGATGAGAATTCCGCTTTCGCGAAAGCGGCCATACAACTTTACACCAATAAAGAAAATTGGTTAGTCGCACAGCTTAACGGAACTAGAATCATCAATAAAAATTTTCAAAAACGACACTTTTCAGACGATTTCAAATCAAAAATCTCATTCTTGCTAGAGCATATAGATGCACATCGTACATCAAACTTTACCGGTCAAATGCTCCAACATCAAAGTATGCGCAGTACAAAGTTCATGTCCTTGTGGATTGAGGCAAAAAACACATAA
- a CDS encoding M3 family metallopeptidase, with product MSQHTNPLLNPFSEAPFSKIENSHFMPAFEEAIAKTRKEIDGISDNKTPATFANTIAALDYSGEQLERISSIFFNLNSAETNDEIQKIAQEVSPMLSALGNDITLNEQLFSRIKNIYAQKDDLDLSVEEKTLLEKKYKGFTRNGANLSEDKKSRLREIDAALSKLKLTFGENVLAETNAYELHLTNEKDLEGLPDSAKEAAAAEATSRDKEGWVITLNYPSYIPFMKYADNRALRKELALAFGSRAFKGNAHDNQATILELVKLRHERANLLGYQTHAHFVLEERMAENPEKVENFLNELLEKAKPAAEREFAQLENFAKDQDNIATLQKWDGAYYSEKLKQQLFSLDDEQLKPYFKLENVIAGVFKVAEKLFGLQFEQVHDVDVYHEDVKTYRVTDNNGNYIALFYADFHPRKGKRGGAWMTSFKGQKIENGINERPQISNVCNFTPSTPSKPSLLTFNEVTTLFHEFGHGLHGMLANTTYPSLSGTSVYWDFVELPSQVLENWCYEKEALELFATHYETGEVIPMELVQKIKDAATFQEGIQTLRQLSFGLLDMSWHGNDPSGIEDIKKFETEAFQETNLYPETPETCMSTSFAHIFQGGYSSGYYSYKWAEVLDADAFEYFKEEGIFNPEIGKKFQEHVLSKGGTENPMTLYKRFRGHEPKPEALLKRAGLLEVKKMI from the coding sequence ATGTCACAACACACTAATCCGCTACTAAATCCTTTTTCTGAAGCACCATTTTCAAAAATTGAAAACAGTCACTTCATGCCGGCTTTTGAAGAAGCAATTGCAAAAACTCGAAAAGAGATTGATGGTATTTCAGATAACAAAACACCAGCAACTTTTGCAAATACGATCGCAGCTCTGGATTACTCCGGAGAGCAGCTGGAACGTATCTCGTCTATCTTTTTTAACCTTAATAGTGCAGAGACTAATGACGAGATTCAAAAAATTGCTCAAGAGGTTTCTCCTATGTTATCAGCGCTAGGTAATGACATTACGCTCAATGAGCAATTGTTCTCACGCATCAAAAATATATACGCTCAGAAAGATGATTTAGATCTTTCTGTTGAAGAAAAAACATTACTTGAAAAAAAGTATAAAGGTTTTACACGTAACGGAGCCAATCTCTCTGAAGATAAAAAGTCACGCTTACGCGAAATTGATGCTGCACTTTCAAAATTGAAGCTCACTTTTGGTGAAAATGTACTAGCAGAGACTAATGCTTACGAACTTCACCTCACAAATGAGAAAGATCTCGAGGGACTTCCAGATAGTGCAAAGGAAGCCGCTGCTGCCGAAGCTACGTCAAGAGATAAAGAAGGCTGGGTGATTACACTTAATTATCCAAGCTATATTCCTTTTATGAAATATGCCGATAATCGGGCGCTAAGAAAAGAACTTGCCCTAGCCTTTGGAAGTAGAGCTTTTAAAGGAAATGCACATGATAATCAAGCTACTATTTTGGAACTTGTCAAGCTTCGCCATGAGCGTGCAAACTTATTGGGGTATCAGACACACGCACATTTTGTTCTTGAGGAGCGTATGGCAGAAAATCCAGAAAAAGTAGAGAACTTCTTAAATGAACTCCTAGAGAAGGCTAAGCCCGCAGCTGAAAGAGAGTTTGCACAGCTAGAAAATTTTGCCAAAGACCAGGACAATATTGCTACACTTCAAAAATGGGATGGCGCTTATTATAGTGAAAAACTGAAGCAACAACTCTTTAGTCTAGATGACGAACAGCTAAAACCATATTTTAAACTTGAAAATGTGATTGCTGGCGTTTTTAAGGTAGCAGAGAAATTATTTGGTTTACAATTTGAACAGGTTCATGATGTAGATGTGTATCATGAAGACGTAAAAACCTATCGCGTTACTGATAATAATGGTAACTATATTGCCTTATTTTATGCTGATTTTCATCCCCGTAAAGGTAAACGAGGTGGCGCCTGGATGACCTCTTTTAAAGGACAGAAGATAGAAAATGGGATAAATGAAAGACCACAAATTTCTAATGTATGTAATTTCACGCCTTCAACACCTAGCAAACCATCGCTACTTACTTTTAATGAAGTAACTACCTTGTTTCATGAATTTGGTCACGGCCTACACGGTATGCTTGCAAACACGACGTACCCTAGTCTATCTGGCACATCTGTATACTGGGACTTTGTGGAATTACCTAGCCAAGTCTTAGAAAACTGGTGTTATGAAAAAGAAGCTCTAGAGCTATTTGCAACTCACTACGAGACTGGCGAAGTAATCCCTATGGAACTAGTACAAAAGATAAAAGATGCTGCTACATTTCAAGAAGGAATTCAAACCTTGAGGCAATTGAGTTTTGGATTGTTAGATATGTCTTGGCACGGGAATGACCCTTCTGGAATTGAGGATATAAAGAAGTTTGAAACAGAAGCATTTCAAGAAACAAATTTATACCCAGAAACCCCAGAAACTTGTATGAGCACCTCATTTGCTCATATCTTTCAAGGTGGGTATTCTTCTGGATACTACAGCTACAAATGGGCCGAAGTACTCGATGCAGATGCTTTTGAGTACTTTAAAGAAGAAGGAATTTTTAATCCTGAGATAGGTAAGAAATTCCAAGAGCATGTGTTATCAAAAGGAGGTACTGAAAATCCTATGACACTTTATAAACGCTTTCGTGGTCATGAGCCAAAACCAGAAGCCCTACTCAAAAGAGCTGGCTTGTTAGAAGTCAAGAAAATGATATAA
- the purE gene encoding 5-(carboxyamino)imidazole ribonucleotide mutase, which translates to MKVAIIMGSTSDLPVMQEAIDFLKDLDIDIEVDIVSAHRTPEKLFDFSKNAHTRGINVIIAGAGGAAHLPGMVASLSPLPVIGVPVKSRNSIDGWDSVLSILQMPGGVPVATVALDGAKNAGILAAQILGATNSVLQEKIISYKEDLKQKVIEGAKSLK; encoded by the coding sequence ATGAAAGTAGCTATCATCATGGGGAGTACTAGTGACTTACCAGTAATGCAAGAAGCCATAGACTTCTTAAAAGATCTAGATATTGACATCGAGGTTGATATTGTAAGTGCACATCGCACTCCAGAAAAATTATTCGATTTTAGTAAGAATGCACATACACGAGGAATCAATGTGATTATTGCTGGTGCAGGAGGTGCTGCACATTTACCTGGGATGGTGGCTTCTTTGTCACCACTGCCTGTAATAGGGGTTCCTGTAAAATCTCGAAACTCTATTGACGGTTGGGACTCTGTACTCTCTATCTTACAAATGCCTGGTGGGGTACCAGTCGCAACGGTAGCTCTTGATGGTGCAAAAAATGCGGGAATTCTAGCTGCTCAAATCTTAGGAGCTACTAATTCTGTTTTACAAGAAAAAATTATAAGCTATAAAGAAGATCTCAAACAAAAAGTTATAGAAGGAGCAAAAAGCCTTAAATAA
- a CDS encoding 5-(carboxyamino)imidazole ribonucleotide synthase yields MTNYFSSSFKLGILGGGQLGKMMLYDTRKYDIQTYVLDPSEEAPCKIACNHFEQGDLLDYEAVLAFGRKVDILTFEIESVNVDALETLEKEGIKVFPQPAVLRNIQDKGVQKDFYKKHQIPTASYEKYASAKILKNAITEGKSTFDFPFIWKSCKGGYDGKGVTVIRNIEDLDTLPHVPCIAEQMIPFKNELSVIVARNPSGEVETYPVVEMEFHPEANQVEYVICPARISDEVAQKARAVASKVSNAFSHVGLLAVELFQTEDDKILVNEVAPRPHNSGHNTIEASFTSQFEQHLRAILDLPLGNTENKTASVMVNLVGSEGHTGSVTYKNIETIMAMDGVTPHIYGKKETRPFRKMGHVTIINHDLYKAREIASQVKNCIEVITT; encoded by the coding sequence ATGACAAATTACTTCTCTTCTTCTTTTAAATTAGGCATTCTAGGTGGAGGCCAGCTAGGCAAGATGATGCTCTACGACACCCGTAAATACGACATCCAGACCTATGTATTAGACCCTAGTGAAGAAGCACCATGTAAAATTGCATGTAATCACTTTGAGCAGGGAGATTTACTAGATTATGAGGCCGTATTAGCTTTCGGACGTAAGGTTGACATACTTACTTTTGAGATTGAAAGTGTTAATGTAGACGCGCTAGAAACTTTAGAAAAAGAAGGCATTAAAGTTTTTCCTCAACCCGCTGTGTTGCGCAACATTCAAGATAAAGGGGTTCAAAAAGATTTTTATAAAAAACATCAAATCCCTACGGCTAGCTATGAAAAATACGCTTCTGCGAAAATTTTAAAGAATGCTATTACTGAGGGAAAATCTACATTTGACTTTCCTTTTATTTGGAAATCATGTAAAGGGGGTTACGATGGAAAAGGAGTAACTGTAATTAGAAACATAGAAGACCTAGATACACTACCACATGTACCCTGTATTGCAGAGCAAATGATTCCTTTTAAAAATGAACTTTCTGTTATCGTAGCTCGTAATCCCTCTGGTGAGGTAGAGACATACCCAGTTGTAGAGATGGAATTTCATCCAGAGGCAAATCAAGTTGAATATGTGATCTGTCCTGCAAGAATAAGTGATGAAGTTGCTCAAAAAGCAAGAGCGGTTGCCAGCAAAGTTTCAAATGCATTTAGTCATGTGGGGCTTCTTGCTGTGGAGTTATTTCAAACCGAAGACGATAAAATTTTAGTCAACGAGGTTGCTCCTAGACCACATAATAGTGGACACAATACCATAGAAGCTAGCTTTACTAGTCAGTTTGAACAACATTTGAGAGCTATATTAGACCTACCTCTAGGAAACACTGAAAATAAAACAGCCTCCGTTATGGTCAATCTTGTAGGATCAGAAGGTCATACGGGTAGTGTCACATATAAAAATATAGAAACTATCATGGCAATGGATGGTGTGACTCCACATATATATGGAAAAAAAGAAACGAGACCCTTTAGAAAGATGGGACACGTAACTATTATAAACCATGACCTCTACAAGGCAAGAGAAATTGCATCTCAAGTAAAAAATTGTATTGAAGTCATAACCACATAG
- a CDS encoding adenylate kinase, whose protein sequence is MKNTITLHDLTFEKFISKTEVQQAVNGVAVRLNDDYQGKRPVFLTVLNGAFLFSAELIKKFDHECEMSFIKVASYDGLNQSDEISTVMGAEPSLKGRDVIVVEDIVDSGNTIETIIRILEQEEVASFRIASLFYKPAAYNKPYTIDYVGLEIPNDFVVGFGLDYDGLGRNFTSIYKLKETQMTNLVLFGPPGAGKGTQAEVLKEKYNLVHISTGDVFRYNIKNQTELGTLAKSFIDKGQLVPDTVTIDMLAAEVEKNNEAQGFIFDGFPRTEAQAEALDALLSKKGTEVAAMVALEVDDEVLVERLLARGKTSGRADDADENVIRNRIKVYYAETAILKNHYEKQHKYHGVDGVGSVEDITERLSNAIDKIKK, encoded by the coding sequence ATGAAAAATACAATTACACTACACGATCTTACCTTTGAAAAATTTATTTCAAAAACAGAGGTACAGCAGGCTGTAAATGGTGTCGCTGTTAGGTTAAATGATGATTATCAAGGTAAGAGGCCAGTATTTCTTACAGTTCTCAACGGTGCTTTTTTGTTTAGTGCAGAGCTTATAAAAAAGTTTGACCATGAGTGTGAGATGAGCTTTATAAAGGTAGCTAGCTACGATGGGCTCAACCAAAGCGATGAGATTTCTACAGTTATGGGAGCAGAGCCTTCTCTTAAGGGTAGGGATGTAATTGTGGTAGAAGATATTGTTGACTCTGGAAACACGATAGAAACTATCATCCGTATTTTAGAGCAAGAAGAAGTAGCATCTTTTAGGATAGCTTCGCTATTTTACAAACCAGCAGCATATAATAAACCTTATACGATTGACTACGTAGGACTGGAGATTCCTAATGATTTTGTCGTAGGGTTTGGTTTAGACTACGATGGTCTAGGTCGTAATTTTACATCTATATATAAACTTAAAGAAACTCAAATGACTAATCTTGTTTTATTTGGCCCTCCAGGTGCTGGTAAAGGAACTCAAGCAGAAGTATTAAAAGAAAAGTATAATCTAGTACATATTTCTACAGGAGATGTTTTTAGATATAATATTAAAAACCAAACTGAGCTAGGGACTCTTGCTAAATCATTTATAGATAAAGGTCAATTAGTTCCAGATACGGTTACTATAGATATGCTAGCCGCTGAGGTTGAGAAGAACAATGAAGCGCAAGGTTTTATATTTGATGGTTTTCCACGTACAGAAGCACAAGCAGAAGCGTTAGATGCACTGTTGTCAAAAAAAGGAACAGAAGTAGCCGCTATGGTGGCTCTCGAGGTTGATGATGAAGTTCTTGTAGAGCGTTTACTAGCGCGTGGTAAAACGAGTGGTCGTGCAGATGATGCAGATGAAAATGTCATACGTAATCGTATAAAAGTCTATTATGCTGAGACGGCAATTTTAAAAAATCATTACGAGAAACAACATAAATACCACGGCGTGGACGGTGTAGGTTCCGTAGAAGACATTACAGAGCGTTTGAGTAATGCGATTGATAAGATTAAAAAATAA
- the obgE gene encoding GTPase ObgE, with product MTEGNFVDYVKIHTTSGNGGSGSAHLHREKFIEKGGPDGGDGGRGGHVIVRANPNLWTLLHLKFKRHIRAGHGGNGAKSRSTGYDGEDMYIDVPLGTTIKDTETDKVLFEITEEGQEYIATEGGMGGRGNWHFKSSTNQTPRYSQPGIDGKEVQLTLELKVLADVGLVGFPNVGKSTLLAAITAAKPKIANYEFTTLKPNLGIVQYRDHRSFVMADIPGIIEGAAEGKGIGHRFLRHIERNSTLLFMIPADADSISEQYRILLHELQKYNPELLDKSKFVAITKSDMLDEELKAELTEELDNELPTPYLFISAVAQQGLVELKDELWKMMNS from the coding sequence ATGACGGAAGGAAATTTTGTAGATTATGTAAAGATTCACACGACTTCAGGTAATGGAGGCAGTGGCTCTGCGCATTTACATAGAGAGAAATTTATAGAAAAAGGAGGTCCAGATGGTGGAGATGGAGGTCGTGGAGGGCATGTAATCGTGAGAGCAAATCCTAACTTATGGACACTATTGCACCTTAAATTTAAACGTCACATTCGTGCAGGCCATGGTGGTAACGGCGCAAAATCTAGGTCTACAGGTTATGATGGGGAAGATATGTATATCGACGTTCCTCTAGGGACTACCATTAAAGATACAGAGACAGACAAGGTTCTATTTGAAATTACTGAAGAAGGTCAAGAATATATTGCCACTGAAGGTGGAATGGGAGGCCGTGGTAACTGGCATTTTAAAAGTAGTACTAACCAAACCCCTAGATATTCACAACCAGGAATCGACGGCAAAGAAGTACAACTTACATTGGAACTCAAAGTGCTTGCAGATGTAGGACTAGTAGGGTTTCCAAACGTAGGTAAATCTACACTTCTTGCAGCTATTACTGCTGCAAAACCCAAAATAGCCAATTACGAGTTTACAACACTCAAACCTAATCTAGGAATTGTGCAATATCGCGACCATCGTTCATTTGTAATGGCAGATATTCCTGGTATCATAGAAGGCGCAGCAGAGGGTAAAGGTATCGGTCATCGTTTTTTGAGACATATAGAGCGTAACTCTACATTGCTCTTTATGATTCCAGCAGACGCAGATAGTATCTCTGAGCAATATAGAATTCTTTTGCATGAACTACAGAAATACAATCCAGAATTACTGGATAAAAGTAAATTTGTGGCTATTACAAAAAGTGATATGCTTGACGAAGAGCTTAAGGCAGAACTTACTGAAGAGTTAGATAATGAGCTCCCAACACCCTATCTATTTATCTCAGCAGTAGCACAGCAGGGTCTTGTTGAGTTGAAAGATGAACTTTGGAAAATGATGAATAGTTAA
- a CDS encoding DUF4136 domain-containing protein encodes MMRIFLCLITIATLNSCGSTFVEYDYDKNVDFSKYQTFAYDYENISGFSDFDEKRFTKAVDTVLEARGWAFSETAEMLIGAQSTTYETTSRNALGVGIGGSGGSVGVGVSGGIPMGGRELHRVLTLTMYDENSKATIWEAISESDLKVNATPEQREEYFYNLISKILKKFPPERN; translated from the coding sequence ATGATGCGGATTTTTTTATGCCTTATAACGATTGCTACTTTGAATAGTTGTGGCAGTACTTTTGTAGAGTACGATTATGACAAAAATGTAGATTTTTCTAAGTATCAAACTTTTGCTTATGATTATGAGAATATTAGTGGTTTTTCAGACTTTGATGAAAAACGATTTACAAAAGCAGTAGACACTGTATTAGAAGCTCGTGGCTGGGCTTTTTCTGAAACTGCAGAAATGCTCATAGGTGCACAATCAACAACATACGAAACTACATCCCGTAATGCACTAGGAGTGGGTATAGGTGGGAGTGGTGGAAGTGTGGGTGTAGGTGTAAGTGGAGGTATACCTATGGGAGGTAGAGAATTGCACCGAGTTTTAACACTCACTATGTATGATGAAAATAGTAAAGCAACAATTTGGGAGGCCATAAGTGAAAGTGATTTAAAAGTAAATGCTACTCCAGAACAGCGGGAGGAATATTTTTATAATCTCATTTCTAAAATTCTAAAGAAATTCCCGCCTGAGAGAAATTAA
- a CDS encoding tetratricopeptide repeat protein: MNTMIKWILLFLIPFLSFGQEYNAFAKAESLYKAGKYQKAKPIFESYLKSHPNNLRVIEYLGDIEGYAKRWDAAIPYYKTLIEKDVRNPDYHYKYGGVLGMKALEVNKFTALTMIGDIKEAFEMAATLDPKHIEVRWALVEFYIQLPSIVGGSIKKAQNYADELLRISEVDGYLAHGHIADYNDNPKDAERFFKKALSVGGSVTCYEKLSDHYEKNGVPEKSQSTLKKAQEVHKTSNRLHYQFGKIAGQYGIGLDQGIACLNQYIKNYTVKDSVPKDWAYFRLAQIYKHKGDKEAALSWINKALSDRNNFKEAIAEKKKILSI, from the coding sequence ATGAACACTATGATAAAATGGATTCTTTTATTTCTTATTCCATTCTTGAGTTTTGGTCAAGAGTATAACGCTTTCGCGAAAGCGGAATCCCTTTATAAAGCTGGAAAATATCAAAAAGCCAAACCTATATTTGAATCCTACTTAAAGTCACATCCTAATAATCTTCGAGTAATAGAGTACTTAGGTGATATTGAGGGGTACGCAAAAAGATGGGATGCAGCCATTCCCTATTACAAAACTTTAATTGAAAAGGATGTTAGAAATCCAGATTATCACTACAAATACGGTGGTGTACTAGGAATGAAAGCGCTGGAAGTAAATAAGTTTACGGCTCTTACGATGATAGGAGATATAAAAGAAGCCTTTGAAATGGCTGCTACCCTTGATCCTAAGCATATTGAAGTTAGGTGGGCATTAGTTGAATTTTACATACAATTGCCATCTATTGTTGGGGGTAGTATAAAGAAAGCTCAAAATTATGCAGACGAGTTACTTCGTATTTCTGAAGTAGATGGATATCTAGCTCATGGTCATATTGCAGATTACAATGATAACCCTAAGGATGCTGAAAGATTTTTTAAAAAAGCACTTTCTGTAGGTGGCTCTGTTACTTGTTATGAAAAGCTATCAGATCATTATGAGAAAAACGGAGTGCCAGAAAAATCTCAAAGCACTTTAAAAAAAGCCCAAGAAGTACATAAAACTTCAAATAGGTTGCACTATCAATTTGGCAAAATTGCGGGTCAATACGGGATCGGTTTAGATCAAGGTATTGCTTGTTTAAATCAATACATTAAAAATTATACAGTAAAAGATAGTGTACCCAAGGATTGGGCTTATTTTAGGTTAGCTCAGATCTATAAACATAAAGGGGACAAAGAAGCTGCACTTTCTTGGATAAACAAAGCTTTAAGTGATCGTAATAATTTTAAAGAAGCGATCGCAGAAAAGAAAAAAATACTTTCAATCTAA
- a CDS encoding M15 family metallopeptidase: MNRRTFSKLSALGIIAASAPVNATNTFFNILSKNELLGKGSPALIETVSYKLRPEAAKAYENMRSAAAKDGIDFKVVSSYRDYNHQNRIWERKYRKFIKSGLTPIKAIEKIIEYSTIPGTSRHHWGTDLDIVDGSKNANGDLLVPSKFHGDGPFCKFKLWMNENANAYGFYLVYTDTYHRKGFKYEPWHYSYKPLSLEYLHEYKKLDILKILQSNRLMGSDNFTTTFVDRYLKDNVLDINPDLLS; the protein is encoded by the coding sequence ATGAATAGACGCACATTTTCAAAACTATCCGCACTAGGGATTATTGCTGCATCAGCACCAGTTAATGCTACAAACACCTTTTTTAATATATTATCTAAAAATGAATTGTTAGGTAAAGGCTCTCCTGCCTTAATAGAAACCGTTTCTTATAAGCTACGCCCAGAAGCCGCAAAAGCCTATGAGAATATGCGCTCTGCTGCGGCAAAGGATGGTATTGATTTTAAAGTAGTGTCTAGCTATAGAGATTACAACCATCAAAACAGGATATGGGAACGTAAGTATAGAAAATTTATTAAGAGTGGTCTCACTCCAATAAAAGCCATTGAAAAAATAATTGAATACTCTACAATTCCAGGCACCTCGAGACATCACTGGGGAACAGACTTAGATATTGTTGATGGAAGCAAAAACGCAAATGGAGACTTATTAGTGCCCTCAAAATTTCATGGAGACGGACCCTTTTGTAAATTTAAGCTATGGATGAATGAGAATGCAAATGCTTATGGCTTCTACCTTGTGTATACAGATACATATCATCGCAAGGGGTTTAAGTATGAGCCATGGCATTACAGCTATAAACCTCTTTCACTAGAGTACTTACATGAATATAAAAAACTAGATATTCTCAAGATATTACAATCTAATAGACTCATGGGGAGTGATAACTTCACAACAACATTTGTAGATCGCTATCTAAAAGACAATGTCCTTGATATCAACCCAGATCTATTGAGTTAG